One region of Flavobacterium sp. KACC 22763 genomic DNA includes:
- a CDS encoding sterol desaturase family protein has protein sequence MISFLIFLGVFLFMECVTWLTHKYVMHGFMWYFHADHHQPKYENTFERNDIFFVIFATPSIILFYFGVEGGFNYLFFIACGITLYGACYFLIHDVLIHQRFKWFKNTKNKYLIGLRKAHKIHHKHLEKEKGECFGMLFVPFKYYKI, from the coding sequence ATGATTTCTTTTTTAATCTTTTTAGGCGTTTTTCTGTTCATGGAATGTGTGACTTGGCTTACGCACAAATACGTCATGCATGGTTTTATGTGGTATTTTCACGCCGATCATCATCAGCCGAAATATGAAAACACCTTTGAGCGCAACGATATTTTCTTTGTCATTTTTGCCACTCCGAGTATAATTTTATTCTATTTTGGTGTCGAAGGCGGATTCAATTATCTTTTTTTTATCGCATGCGGCATTACACTTTATGGCGCTTGTTATTTTCTAATCCATGATGTTTTAATTCATCAGCGATTTAAATGGTTTAAAAACACCAAAAACAAATACCTCATCGGACTCCGAAAAGCTCATAAAATACACCACAAACACCTAGAAAAAGAAAAAGGAGAATGTTTCGGAATGTTGTTTGTTCCATTCAAATATTATAAAATATAG
- a CDS encoding SRPBCC family protein, producing the protein MKLYKIVTVQHINASVEDCWDFFSSPINLQTITLDTMNFQIQDYDGKRMYHGQIITYTLKPLFGIKMSWITEITACQENEYFVDIQQFGPYKLWHHKHFFEPTSDGGTKMTDIVHYALPFGILGRIINRLVVKNKLKNIFDYRYNKIEELFNSKNA; encoded by the coding sequence ATGAAATTATACAAAATAGTAACCGTACAGCATATAAATGCTAGTGTTGAAGATTGCTGGGATTTTTTCTCAAGTCCGATAAACCTGCAAACTATTACACTAGATACCATGAATTTCCAAATTCAGGATTATGACGGCAAACGTATGTATCACGGACAGATTATTACCTACACCTTAAAACCACTTTTTGGAATCAAAATGTCTTGGATAACTGAAATTACGGCTTGCCAAGAAAATGAGTATTTTGTAGACATTCAGCAATTCGGTCCTTATAAATTATGGCATCACAAACATTTCTTTGAACCAACATCAGATGGAGGAACAAAAATGACCGACATTGTTCATTACGCTCTCCCATTTGGAATTCTAGGAAGGATCATAAACCGTTTAGTCGTAAAAAACAAACTGAAAAACATTTTCGATTACAGATATAACAAAATCGAAGAGTTATTTAATTCTAAAAACGCTTAA
- a CDS encoding cryptochrome/photolyase family protein translates to MTKQKVTLFWFRRDLRLEDNTGLFHALQSDFPVVPLFIFDDDIIEHLPKNDARVTFIYDSLEKINSELNKLDSSILIKKGKTTDVWKSLIEEFDIQSIFFNKDYEPFAIKRDTVISSLLQENNIETFSFKDHVIFEEKEITKADGLPYTVYTPYKNKWLEKYHFLGSAPEYDSTSHLSNFAKINFKFPDLTEIGFERSSIKVLPHNLTQIANYKETRDFPALDSTSYLSPHLRFGTVSIRKLVNWANRKNQTFLSELVWREFFIQILFSFPNCINHNFKSNYDGIQWRNNEEDFKRWCSGTTGYPMVDAGMRQLNETGYMHNRVRMVVASFLCKHLLINWQWGEAYFAEKLLDFELASNVGNWQWAAGTGCDAAPYFRVFNPEIQQKKFDPKGEYIRKWIPEFDLGYNEPMVDHAFARDRAIATYKKGIIK, encoded by the coding sequence ATGACAAAACAAAAAGTTACTTTATTCTGGTTTAGACGCGATTTACGTTTAGAAGACAACACGGGATTATTTCATGCTTTGCAATCAGATTTTCCTGTTGTTCCATTATTCATTTTTGACGATGACATTATAGAACATCTTCCTAAAAACGATGCCAGAGTAACTTTTATCTATGATTCATTAGAAAAAATAAATTCAGAATTAAACAAACTTGATTCTTCCATTTTAATTAAAAAAGGAAAAACTACTGACGTTTGGAAATCGCTTATTGAAGAATTTGACATTCAAAGTATTTTCTTCAATAAAGATTACGAACCGTTTGCTATCAAACGTGATACTGTAATTTCATCTTTATTACAAGAAAACAACATTGAAACTTTCTCTTTTAAAGATCACGTCATCTTCGAAGAAAAAGAAATCACAAAAGCTGACGGACTTCCATACACGGTTTACACGCCTTATAAAAACAAATGGCTAGAGAAATATCATTTTTTAGGATCAGCTCCAGAATATGATTCTACTTCACATCTCTCTAATTTTGCAAAAATTAATTTCAAATTTCCTGACTTAACCGAAATTGGTTTTGAAAGAAGCTCTATAAAAGTTCTTCCACACAACTTAACACAAATTGCCAATTATAAAGAAACCAGAGATTTTCCAGCCTTAGACAGCACTTCTTATCTTTCGCCACATTTACGTTTTGGAACAGTTAGCATTAGAAAATTAGTAAACTGGGCAAATAGAAAAAATCAGACATTTTTGAGCGAATTAGTTTGGAGAGAATTCTTTATTCAGATTTTATTTAGTTTTCCAAATTGCATCAATCATAATTTCAAATCTAATTATGACGGAATCCAATGGCGAAATAATGAAGAAGATTTCAAACGATGGTGTTCTGGAACAACCGGATATCCGATGGTCGATGCTGGAATGCGTCAGTTAAATGAAACTGGATACATGCATAATCGCGTTCGCATGGTTGTGGCGAGTTTTTTATGCAAACATTTGCTGATTAACTGGCAATGGGGCGAAGCGTATTTTGCCGAAAAACTTTTAGATTTTGAATTGGCTTCAAATGTAGGAAACTGGCAATGGGCAGCAGGAACAGGTTGTGATGCCGCGCCTTATTTCAGAGTTTTTAATCCTGAAATCCAGCAAAAAAAGTTTGACCCAAAAGGAGAATACATCCGAAAATGGATTCCTGAATTTGATTTAGGCTATAACGAACCGATGGTTGATCATGCTTTTGCGAGAGATCGTGCGATTGCTACTTATAAAAAGGGAATTATTAAATAA
- a CDS encoding ABC1 kinase family protein, with product MKTIDYIPTSKIERAGKLVQTGAKIGVNYVKHYAEKMVNPDLSRDKLNENNAEDIYDGLKSLKGSALKVAQMLSMDKNFLPQAYVEKFSLSQFSVPPLSAPLVLKTFKSNFGKTPYEIFDEFNPNSVNAASIGQVHLAKKGDKKLAVKIQYPGVANSISSDLALVKPIAIRMFNLQGKDSDKYFKEVEDKLIEETNYLLELKQSQEVVEACSKIENITFPNYYPEFSSEKIITMDWMTGIHLSEFTAINKDQEAGDKLGQALWDFYMYQIHVLRKVHADPHPGNFLVDDQNQLIALDFGCMKQIPDDFYTPYFELINKNVITDEKLFNQKLFELEILRPDDTPAEIEYFTEMFHDLLSLFTKPFQNDTFDFADEEFFNAIAQLGKRFSEDTNLKKMNGNRGSKHFIYMNRTFFGLYNLMFDLKAKIVVENYLKY from the coding sequence ATGAAAACGATCGATTATATTCCGACCTCAAAAATAGAACGAGCAGGAAAATTGGTTCAGACTGGTGCTAAAATTGGCGTAAACTACGTAAAACATTATGCCGAAAAAATGGTTAATCCAGATTTGAGCCGTGACAAACTTAACGAGAACAACGCCGAAGATATTTATGACGGACTAAAAAGCTTAAAAGGAAGCGCCTTGAAAGTGGCTCAAATGTTGAGTATGGATAAGAACTTTCTGCCTCAAGCTTATGTTGAGAAATTTTCATTGTCGCAGTTTTCTGTTCCGCCTCTTTCTGCTCCTTTGGTTTTAAAGACGTTCAAAAGCAATTTTGGAAAAACGCCTTATGAGATTTTTGACGAGTTCAACCCAAATTCTGTAAATGCGGCGAGTATTGGTCAGGTGCATTTGGCAAAGAAAGGCGATAAAAAACTGGCAGTTAAAATTCAATATCCAGGTGTTGCCAATAGTATTTCTTCCGATTTAGCTTTGGTAAAACCTATTGCAATTAGAATGTTTAATCTACAAGGAAAAGATTCTGATAAATACTTCAAAGAAGTTGAAGATAAACTGATTGAAGAAACCAACTATTTGCTGGAATTAAAGCAAAGCCAAGAGGTTGTCGAGGCTTGTAGTAAAATCGAAAATATTACTTTTCCGAATTATTATCCAGAGTTTTCATCTGAGAAAATAATTACAATGGATTGGATGACAGGAATTCATCTTTCTGAATTTACAGCTATAAACAAAGATCAAGAAGCTGGTGACAAACTAGGTCAGGCGCTTTGGGATTTTTATATGTATCAAATTCATGTTTTAAGAAAAGTCCACGCAGATCCGCATCCAGGAAATTTTTTGGTTGATGATCAAAATCAATTAATTGCTTTAGATTTTGGCTGTATGAAACAAATTCCAGACGATTTCTATACACCATATTTTGAGCTGATCAATAAAAATGTCATAACAGATGAGAAGCTTTTCAATCAGAAATTATTCGAATTAGAAATTCTTCGTCCAGATGATACGCCAGCAGAAATTGAATATTTCACCGAAATGTTTCATGACTTATTGTCTCTTTTTACTAAACCGTTTCAAAACGATACGTTCGATTTTGCAGATGAAGAATTCTTCAATGCGATTGCTCAATTAGGTAAAAGATTCTCAGAAGATACAAACTTGAAAAAAATGAACGGAAATCGCGGCTCTAAGCACTTTATTTATATGAATCGTACTTTCTTTGGTCTATATAATTTAATGTTTGATTTGAAAGCGAAAATCGTTGTGGAGAATTATTTGAAATACTAA
- a CDS encoding TetR family transcriptional regulator C-terminal domain-containing protein: MATKKKVITKDDIVSKYMEEVLEKGQKPKSVYHFAKENDFTEAEFYAFFGTLEGLEKEIFRLFFENTVNLLHKNEEYQGYDMKNKMLSFYFTFFEILTANRSYVLQSLKMDKNPLKNLVQLTALRNSFKEYVSEILTDDYRLEQEKFQKFQEKAIQESSWVQLMMTIKFWMEDESPAFEKTDIFIEKSVNASFELMNVAPMNHLIDFGKFLFKEKVYSRQ, translated from the coding sequence ATGGCGACTAAAAAAAAGGTAATTACCAAAGATGATATCGTTTCAAAATATATGGAAGAGGTTTTAGAAAAAGGCCAAAAACCAAAATCGGTTTATCATTTTGCCAAAGAAAATGATTTTACAGAAGCTGAATTTTATGCTTTCTTTGGAACATTAGAAGGTTTAGAAAAAGAAATATTCCGACTGTTTTTTGAAAATACGGTTAATCTTCTTCATAAAAACGAAGAATACCAAGGATATGATATGAAAAATAAAATGCTGAGTTTTTATTTTACTTTCTTCGAAATCCTGACTGCCAACAGAAGCTATGTTTTGCAATCGCTAAAGATGGACAAAAATCCGCTTAAAAATTTAGTTCAGCTAACTGCTCTTCGAAATAGTTTTAAAGAATATGTTTCTGAAATCCTGACAGATGATTACAGATTAGAACAGGAAAAGTTTCAGAAATTTCAAGAAAAAGCCATTCAGGAATCTTCTTGGGTGCAATTAATGATGACAATCAAATTCTGGATGGAAGATGAATCTCCTGCTTTCGAAAAGACAGATATTTTTATTGAAAAATCTGTTAATGCATCATTTGAATTGATGAATGTTGCGCCAATGAATCATTTGATAGATTTCGGAAAATTTTTGTTCAAAGAAAAAGTATACAGCAGACAATGA
- a CDS encoding TIGR01777 family oxidoreductase, which yields MAQNVLLTGGSGFIGKHLTDVLIEAGFSVSVLSRSDRENTPRVTYYKWDIKKNYIDKNAILNADYIIHLAGEGIVEKRWTKRRKRAIIESRVRPVEMIYSVLEMNNKKLEAFVSASGIGIYGAITSHKICTENTPPADDFLGTTCQKWESAADKISSLNIRTVKIRTGIVLGKNEGFLKKMTPSFKSGFGAILGSGKQYLPWIHIEDLCQIYLKSIEDTKLEGAYNACVTDNTTNARFSKTLAKLYDYTIWLPKVPPFVLKIMLGQMSVAVLTGQRVSSEKIQKAGFEFQFTDLEKTLINCIK from the coding sequence ATGGCTCAAAATGTTCTATTGACAGGTGGAAGTGGTTTCATTGGAAAACATTTGACAGATGTCCTAATCGAAGCAGGTTTTTCTGTGTCTGTTTTAAGCCGTTCTGATAGAGAAAATACCCCAAGAGTTACCTATTACAAATGGGATATCAAGAAAAACTATATTGACAAAAATGCAATTCTAAATGCAGATTACATCATTCATCTAGCTGGCGAAGGAATCGTCGAAAAAAGATGGACCAAAAGACGTAAAAGAGCCATTATTGAGAGTCGTGTTAGACCAGTCGAAATGATTTATTCCGTTTTAGAAATGAATAATAAAAAACTGGAAGCTTTTGTTTCTGCTTCTGGCATCGGAATTTATGGCGCTATTACAAGCCATAAAATATGTACTGAAAATACGCCTCCAGCCGATGATTTTTTAGGCACAACTTGTCAAAAATGGGAAAGCGCCGCAGATAAAATCAGTTCTTTAAATATTCGAACAGTTAAAATTAGAACTGGTATCGTTTTAGGCAAAAACGAAGGCTTTTTAAAAAAAATGACTCCATCATTTAAATCTGGTTTTGGCGCCATTTTGGGTTCTGGCAAGCAATACCTTCCTTGGATTCATATTGAAGATCTGTGTCAGATTTATTTAAAAAGCATTGAAGACACTAAACTAGAAGGTGCCTACAATGCTTGTGTAACAGATAATACAACAAATGCCAGATTTTCTAAAACTTTGGCTAAACTGTACGATTATACTATATGGTTGCCCAAAGTTCCGCCTTTTGTATTAAAGATTATGCTTGGGCAAATGAGCGTAGCAGTTTTAACCGGACAGCGTGTTTCGTCGGAGAAAATCCAGAAAGCAGGTTTCGAGTTTCAATTTACCGATTTAGAAAAGACGCTTATCAATTGTATCAAGTAA
- a CDS encoding YceI family protein yields MKTTTLLFLFFTAFSVIAQDKFFTNTGTINFEASVPMFEEVRAVNRQVAILLEPKTSTFICTVIVKNFRFKLDLMQEHFNENYMQSNRYPKAVFKGKIEKFDLKDINEIEKQYQIKGKLNLRGKSKEIIVNALIKRVPEGIQVISDFPILVSDFNIHIPSSIASKIATTANTELTGIIRSDETMLTLK; encoded by the coding sequence ATGAAAACAACTACTTTATTATTTTTATTTTTTACCGCCTTTTCTGTCATCGCCCAAGACAAATTTTTTACGAATACTGGAACAATAAACTTTGAAGCTTCTGTTCCTATGTTTGAAGAAGTTAGAGCGGTAAATAGACAAGTTGCGATACTTTTAGAACCTAAAACAAGTACTTTTATCTGTACTGTTATTGTCAAAAATTTTCGCTTTAAATTGGATTTGATGCAAGAGCATTTTAATGAAAATTACATGCAAAGCAATCGCTATCCTAAAGCTGTATTTAAAGGGAAAATTGAAAAATTCGATTTAAAAGATATTAATGAGATTGAAAAACAATATCAGATAAAAGGGAAACTTAATTTACGCGGAAAATCAAAAGAGATTATCGTAAACGCTTTGATTAAAAGAGTGCCAGAAGGCATTCAGGTTATTTCAGATTTTCCAATTTTGGTATCTGATTTTAATATTCATATTCCAAGTTCTATAGCGTCAAAAATTGCTACAACAGCCAATACAGAACTGACGGGTATTATTCGCAGTGACGAGACAATGCTAACTTTGAAATAA
- a CDS encoding VOC family protein, protein MVKFGYTILYVENVEESIAFYENAFGFSRKFVTPEGDYGELITGETTLSFASKKLASKSLPDGFIESSLENKPFAIEIGFITDNVPEVLQKATSYGAVIVSEPVEKPWGQIVAYARDLNGFLIEICTEVKA, encoded by the coding sequence ATGGTCAAGTTTGGATATACAATTTTATACGTCGAAAATGTCGAAGAATCTATTGCGTTTTATGAAAATGCTTTTGGTTTTTCGAGAAAGTTTGTCACGCCAGAAGGGGATTATGGCGAATTGATTACGGGAGAAACAACGCTTTCGTTTGCTTCCAAGAAATTAGCCTCAAAAAGTTTACCCGATGGTTTTATAGAAAGTAGTTTAGAAAATAAGCCTTTTGCCATCGAAATTGGTTTTATTACAGATAATGTTCCTGAAGTTTTACAAAAAGCAACTTCTTATGGAGCCGTTATCGTTTCAGAACCGGTAGAAAAACCATGGGGACAAATTGTAGCGTACGCAAGAGATTTGAATGGTTTTTTGATTGAGATTTGCACAGAGGTAAAAGCATAG
- a CDS encoding acyl-CoA thioesterase, with protein MSTDFKPVSSSKVSISELMLPSHTNFSGKIHGGYILLLLDQIAFASASKFSGNYCVTASVDTVNFLKPIEVGELVTMKASVNYVGRSSMVVGIRVEAENIQTGVIKHCNSSYFTMVAKDKEGKSVQVPGLILSNLEEVRRFRKAIKHIEVRKEVEEHEKLANINSIEDLASLEKYNVLLEIS; from the coding sequence ATGAGTACAGATTTTAAGCCCGTTTCTTCATCAAAAGTTAGTATATCAGAATTAATGCTGCCATCACATACCAACTTTAGCGGAAAAATTCACGGAGGATATATTTTACTATTATTAGATCAAATTGCTTTTGCATCAGCATCAAAATTCAGCGGAAATTATTGCGTAACAGCTTCTGTAGATACCGTAAACTTTCTTAAGCCAATTGAAGTTGGAGAATTGGTGACTATGAAAGCTTCTGTAAATTATGTTGGAAGAAGTTCAATGGTTGTTGGCATTCGCGTAGAAGCAGAAAATATTCAGACAGGAGTTATCAAACATTGCAATTCGTCTTATTTTACAATGGTTGCCAAAGATAAAGAAGGGAAAAGCGTGCAGGTGCCAGGATTAATTTTGTCAAACTTAGAAGAGGTGCGCCGTTTTAGAAAAGCAATAAAACATATTGAAGTTAGAAAAGAAGTAGAAGAACACGAAAAATTGGCCAATATAAACTCTATTGAAGATTTAGCAAGCCTAGAAAAGTATAATGTCCTTTTAGAAATTAGCTAA
- the rmuC gene encoding DNA recombination protein RmuC — MFDYIPFLLGFVVALFAGIYVGRMLSASKFQSEKTIAEERLNALNSQLQMLKEQFESEKNNFQKQLQLSISEKENIRTEKDSLAIQLSKKEVDFENLWERHKEQKSEINELQEKFTKEFENLANKILEEKSAKFTEQNTVNMKNILTPLQDKIQVFEQKVEQTHKESIDYHAALRQQIIGLSEMNAQMSKETLNLTKALKGDSKMQGNWGELVLERVLEKSGLEKGREYEVQQSFTNSEGNRVLPDVVINLPDGKKMIVDSKVSLSAYEKWVNEESELLKIEFLKEHVSSIKRHVEQLGSKNYHDLYQMESPDFVLLFIPMEPAFAVALNEDPTLYTKAFDRNIVIVTPSTLLATLRTIDSMWTNQKQQENALEIARQAGALYDKFEGFVTDLVRIGNKIKDTKTEYESAMNKLVDGKGNLISSVERLKKMGAKAKKSLPDNIIARAINLDENELLN; from the coding sequence ATGTTTGATTATATACCGTTTTTATTAGGTTTTGTTGTGGCACTTTTTGCAGGGATCTACGTAGGCAGAATGCTTTCTGCTTCGAAGTTTCAGTCAGAAAAAACAATTGCTGAGGAGAGATTAAATGCGCTAAATAGTCAATTGCAAATGCTAAAAGAACAGTTTGAAAGTGAAAAAAATAATTTTCAGAAACAGTTGCAGCTGAGTATTTCTGAGAAAGAAAATATTAGGACAGAAAAAGATAGTCTGGCAATTCAGCTTTCAAAAAAAGAAGTCGATTTTGAAAATTTATGGGAACGTCACAAAGAACAAAAAAGCGAAATCAACGAGCTTCAAGAAAAATTCACTAAAGAATTTGAAAATCTTGCCAACAAAATTCTAGAAGAAAAATCGGCAAAGTTTACCGAACAAAATACCGTAAACATGAAAAATATCTTGACGCCTTTGCAGGATAAAATTCAGGTTTTTGAGCAGAAAGTAGAACAGACGCATAAAGAAAGCATCGATTATCATGCGGCGCTTCGTCAGCAGATAATTGGCTTGAGCGAAATGAATGCGCAAATGAGCAAAGAAACCTTAAATCTTACAAAAGCATTAAAAGGCGACAGCAAAATGCAAGGGAATTGGGGCGAATTGGTGCTAGAACGTGTTTTAGAAAAATCGGGATTAGAAAAAGGAAGAGAATACGAAGTGCAACAGAGTTTTACAAATAGTGAAGGAAATCGTGTTTTACCAGATGTAGTAATTAATCTTCCTGACGGTAAAAAAATGATTGTTGATTCTAAAGTTTCTCTTTCGGCCTATGAAAAATGGGTTAACGAAGAATCGGAACTTTTAAAAATAGAATTTCTTAAAGAACATGTCAGTTCTATAAAAAGACATGTCGAGCAGTTGGGCAGCAAAAACTATCATGATTTATATCAAATGGAAAGCCCAGATTTTGTTTTACTTTTTATTCCGATGGAGCCCGCTTTTGCCGTTGCTTTAAACGAAGATCCTACATTATATACTAAAGCTTTTGATCGAAATATTGTTATTGTAACGCCAAGCACGCTTTTGGCCACTTTACGTACTATTGATAGTATGTGGACCAATCAGAAACAGCAGGAAAACGCCTTAGAAATTGCAAGACAGGCAGGAGCTTTATATGACAAATTTGAAGGTTTTGTAACCGATTTAGTCCGAATTGGAAATAAAATAAAAGATACCAAAACTGAATATGAAAGTGCAATGAATAAATTGGTTGATGGAAAAGGAAATCTGATTTCCAGTGTAGAAAGATTGAAAAAAATGGGAGCCAAAGCCAAGAAATCACTTCCAGATAACATTATTGCACGAGCTATAAATTTAGATGAAAATGAATTATTGAACTAA
- a CDS encoding protease complex subunit PrcB family protein has product MKKLMLGLFVAFGFSACSLNDGNKYVDCGANTVVNFTGFPFACNYSVKSMPNNPAAVVIVSQEKMDEFFTKHDNNCPVASDPNIDFTKEYLVGIFAGAKPTNGYAIKITSIVENNCEIVVNYYEKAPAQGENVTQTPTYPYDFVLIPKTSKGMIFNKTAESPDNMIIGSFNNQCLSSDCQKFYQINDYNTLKFLNVGANQYDFGQYRYTPTIKRGEYTLLLKSVPAEILALKGQTKTYGSPDAADQGGIYFELRQGASTTKVYIDNNDTADQSTEIKLFKKAIQEKITSLK; this is encoded by the coding sequence ATGAAAAAATTAATGCTTGGCTTGTTTGTAGCCTTTGGATTCAGTGCTTGTTCTCTCAATGACGGAAATAAATATGTAGATTGTGGAGCTAATACAGTTGTAAATTTTACCGGTTTTCCTTTTGCATGTAATTATAGTGTAAAATCAATGCCTAATAATCCTGCTGCTGTTGTTATTGTATCTCAAGAAAAAATGGATGAGTTTTTTACAAAACATGATAACAACTGTCCTGTTGCAAGTGATCCGAATATTGATTTTACAAAAGAATATCTAGTTGGAATTTTTGCAGGCGCTAAACCTACAAATGGATATGCCATCAAAATTACTTCGATTGTAGAAAACAATTGCGAGATCGTTGTTAATTACTACGAAAAAGCTCCTGCTCAAGGTGAAAACGTAACCCAAACGCCTACTTATCCTTATGATTTTGTTTTGATCCCGAAAACATCAAAAGGAATGATTTTCAACAAAACAGCAGAAAGTCCTGACAATATGATTATTGGAAGTTTCAATAACCAATGTTTAAGTTCTGACTGCCAAAAATTCTATCAGATTAACGACTATAATACTTTAAAATTCTTAAATGTTGGAGCTAATCAATATGATTTTGGACAATATAGATATACTCCGACAATTAAAAGAGGTGAATATACTTTATTATTAAAAAGTGTTCCTGCTGAAATCTTGGCTTTAAAAGGACAAACTAAAACGTATGGTTCTCCAGATGCTGCAGATCAAGGCGGAATTTATTTTGAACTTCGTCAAGGAGCAAGTACTACAAAAGTTTACATCGATAATAACGATACTGCAGATCAAAGCACTGAAATAAAACTTTTCAAAAAAGCGATTCAAGAAAAAATTACAAGTTTAAAATAA
- a CDS encoding RNA polymerase sigma factor: MKDELEKYIKLCMKNDREGQLKIYQLFSPVLYGICLKYMKNEDDAKDVFQEAFVIAFQKISQYKFEGSFEGWLKRIFINKLIETLNKKKKESFFLDVFDPDTDFIEEEELEAIPIEQEKLLEYIRDLPDQYRTVFNLYVFEKMKHREIAELLKISEGTSKSNLNRAKHILQKRILSIKNFKIA; this comes from the coding sequence TTGAAAGACGAGTTAGAAAAATATATCAAACTGTGCATGAAAAATGACAGAGAGGGACAGCTGAAAATTTATCAGTTGTTCTCTCCTGTTTTATATGGTATTTGTTTGAAATATATGAAGAACGAAGATGACGCGAAAGACGTTTTTCAGGAAGCATTTGTAATTGCCTTTCAGAAAATAAGCCAATATAAATTTGAAGGAAGCTTTGAGGGATGGTTAAAACGAATCTTTATAAACAAACTCATTGAAACTTTAAACAAAAAGAAAAAAGAAAGTTTCTTTTTAGATGTTTTTGATCCCGATACAGATTTTATTGAAGAAGAAGAACTGGAAGCTATTCCGATAGAACAGGAAAAACTGTTGGAGTACATTCGGGATTTACCAGATCAATATAGAACGGTTTTTAACTTGTATGTATTCGAAAAAATGAAGCACAGAGAAATTGCCGAACTACTAAAAATCTCCGAAGGGACATCAAAATCAAATTTAAATCGCGCCAAACATATATTACAAAAGCGAATTTTGAGCATAAAAAATTTTAAGATAGCATGA
- a CDS encoding MepB family protein yields the protein MNFTIGSPDLVLSKESIFDRADLQMTSLEKEKESEEYSAFRFQLDNKNICYREAKITPTKTGQFVTLWKRNQSGIIEPFDYSDTIDFVIVTVRKDENWGQFIFPKKTLLEKGIFSTQNKEGIRATRVYPPWDETTSKQAQKTQKWQLDYFFNFSDHSNIDLEKLKKVFI from the coding sequence ATGAATTTTACCATTGGCTCACCTGATTTAGTATTGAGCAAAGAAAGTATTTTTGACAGAGCAGATTTGCAGATGACTTCTTTAGAAAAAGAAAAGGAAAGTGAAGAATACAGTGCATTTCGTTTTCAGCTAGACAATAAAAATATTTGTTATAGAGAGGCGAAAATTACCCCAACCAAAACGGGACAGTTCGTCACATTATGGAAACGAAACCAATCAGGTATAATTGAACCTTTTGATTATTCGGATACTATTGATTTTGTAATTGTGACTGTTCGAAAAGATGAGAATTGGGGACAGTTTATTTTTCCAAAGAAAACGTTACTTGAAAAAGGCATTTTCTCTACCCAAAATAAAGAAGGAATAAGAGCTACAAGAGTTTATCCGCCGTGGGACGAAACCACGAGTAAGCAAGCGCAGAAAACGCAGAAATGGCAATTGGATTATTTTTTCAATTTTTCAGATCATAGCAATATTGATTTAGAGAAATTGAAAAAAGTATTTATATAA